A DNA window from Maribellus comscasis contains the following coding sequences:
- a CDS encoding 2-isopropylmalate synthase, producing MSDRLYIFDTTLRDGEQVPGCQLNTVEKIEVAKALQELGVDIIEAGFPISSPGDFESVVEISKAVTWPTICALTRAVKKDIDVAAESLKYAKKGRIHTGIGTSDFHIYHKLNSNPEEIIERGVEAVKYAKKFVEDVEFYAEDAGRTENEYLARVIEAVINAGATVVNIPDTTGYTLPHEFGDKIKYLMEHVSNIHKATISTHCHNDLGMATANTVSGILNGARQAEVTINGIGERAGNTSLEEVVMTLKTHYKSLQIETGVNTQKIYGTSRLVSTLMNMPVQPNKAVVGRNAFAHSSGIHQDGVLKNRENYEIMDPAEVGINESSILLTARSGRAALKHRLEILGFELTKEKLDEVYEEFLKLADKKKDIRDDDIALLVGDATRQERRIKLDFLQVVTGKNMMPMATVRLDIAGEKFDATSAGNGPVDAAIKAVKQIIHRQVVIEEFLVQAITRGSDDIGKVHMQVEYEEGIFHGFGANTDIITAAVEAFLDAINKIPVGQPATV from the coding sequence ATGAGTGACAGACTTTACATTTTCGACACAACTTTGAGGGACGGAGAACAGGTTCCGGGTTGCCAGTTGAACACAGTGGAAAAGATTGAAGTCGCCAAAGCATTGCAGGAGTTGGGAGTCGACATTATTGAAGCAGGATTCCCCATCTCAAGCCCCGGTGATTTCGAATCGGTAGTTGAGATTTCAAAAGCGGTTACATGGCCAACAATTTGTGCCCTGACCCGCGCAGTAAAAAAAGATATTGATGTTGCTGCTGAATCACTAAAATACGCAAAAAAAGGACGTATTCACACAGGGATTGGAACATCAGATTTTCATATCTACCACAAACTAAACTCTAATCCGGAAGAAATAATTGAACGCGGAGTTGAAGCTGTAAAATATGCAAAAAAGTTCGTTGAAGATGTTGAGTTTTATGCTGAAGATGCAGGCCGAACAGAAAACGAATACCTGGCCCGTGTTATTGAAGCCGTAATTAATGCAGGTGCTACCGTTGTAAATATCCCGGACACTACAGGATATACACTTCCGCACGAATTTGGCGATAAAATTAAATATTTAATGGAACATGTTTCCAATATTCATAAGGCAACTATTTCAACACACTGCCACAACGATTTGGGAATGGCAACAGCAAACACGGTCTCCGGTATTTTAAACGGGGCACGCCAGGCTGAGGTAACCATTAACGGAATTGGCGAGCGTGCCGGAAATACTTCACTGGAAGAAGTTGTAATGACTTTAAAAACGCATTACAAAAGTTTGCAGATTGAAACCGGTGTAAATACACAAAAAATATATGGAACCAGTCGTCTTGTTTCTACATTAATGAACATGCCGGTTCAACCAAACAAGGCGGTAGTTGGAAGAAATGCGTTTGCACATTCATCAGGAATTCACCAGGATGGTGTTTTGAAAAATCGCGAAAACTATGAAATTATGGATCCTGCAGAAGTAGGAATCAACGAATCGTCGATTTTACTTACTGCACGAAGTGGACGAGCGGCATTAAAACACCGGCTTGAAATTCTTGGTTTTGAGCTGACAAAAGAAAAACTGGATGAAGTTTACGAAGAATTTTTAAAACTGGCGGATAAGAAAAAAGACATCCGTGACGATGATATTGCATTACTGGTAGGTGACGCAACACGTCAGGAGCGAAGAATAAAACTGGATTTTTTACAGGTTGTTACCGGCAAAAATATGATGCCAATGGCGACCGTTCGATTGGACATTGCAGGTGAAAAATTTGATGCTACATCGGCAGGAAACGGTCCCGTTGACGCTGCAATCAAAGCGGTAAAACAAATCATTCACCGGCAAGTTGTTATCGAAGAATTTCTGGTACAGGCAATTACACGGGGAAGTGACGACATTGGCAAGGTACACATGCAGGTAGAATACGAAGAAGGTATTTTCCACGGTTTTGGTGCCAATACCGACATAATTACAGCTGCTGTGGAAGCATTCCTCGACGCCATTAATAAAATTCCGGTGGGACAGCCCGCAACGGTTTAA
- the leuC gene encoding 3-isopropylmalate dehydratase large subunit, translating into MEAKTLFDKIWDAHAVKQIKDGPSVLYIDRHLIHEVTSPVAFLGLKKRGLKVFRPDKTTATPDHNVPTENQHLSIIDELSRHQVEMLKKNCAEHGIVYHDLQSEGHGIVHIIGPELGLTQPGMTIVCGDSHTSTHGAFGAIAFGIGTSEVEMVLASQCIMQPKPKKMRITINGVLNEGVTAKDIALYIISQISTSGGTGHFIEYAGTAIASLSMEGRMTLCNLSIESGARGGMIAPDDVTINYVKGRKYAPKGEDWDKAVEAWKELKSDEGALFDTEYTFDAADIEPMITYGTNPGMGIGISKTIPTTDGMTGSDKATFEKSLQYMGYKAGEAMKGKPVDYVFLGSCTNGRIEDFRAFTEFVKDRKKAPNVTAWLVPGSKHVEYQIREEGLVQILEAAGFELRQPGCSACLAMNDDKIPEGKYAVSSSNRNFEGRQGPGARTLLASPLTVAAAALTGKVTDPRELM; encoded by the coding sequence ATGGAAGCAAAAACATTATTTGATAAAATCTGGGACGCCCACGCAGTAAAACAAATTAAAGACGGTCCCAGTGTTTTGTATATCGATCGTCATTTGATTCACGAAGTAACCAGTCCGGTGGCATTTCTGGGACTTAAAAAACGTGGATTAAAAGTTTTCCGTCCCGATAAAACGACAGCAACACCAGACCATAACGTTCCTACTGAAAATCAGCATCTATCCATTATTGACGAACTTTCGAGACATCAGGTGGAAATGCTGAAGAAAAACTGTGCCGAACACGGTATTGTATATCACGATTTACAGTCAGAAGGGCATGGGATTGTCCACATCATAGGGCCTGAACTGGGTCTTACACAGCCCGGAATGACCATCGTTTGTGGCGACAGCCACACTTCAACTCACGGCGCTTTTGGCGCCATAGCATTTGGTATTGGAACAAGCGAAGTTGAAATGGTTTTGGCCAGCCAATGTATAATGCAGCCAAAACCGAAAAAAATGCGAATTACGATAAACGGTGTTCTAAATGAAGGAGTAACAGCAAAAGATATAGCACTTTACATTATATCGCAAATTTCAACCAGCGGTGGTACTGGCCATTTTATTGAATATGCAGGTACAGCTATTGCCAGTTTGAGTATGGAAGGCAGGATGACCCTTTGTAACCTTAGTATTGAAAGTGGTGCCCGTGGGGGAATGATTGCACCTGACGATGTTACCATAAACTATGTAAAAGGTCGGAAATATGCCCCCAAAGGAGAAGATTGGGACAAAGCAGTAGAGGCCTGGAAGGAATTAAAATCTGACGAAGGTGCCCTTTTCGACACTGAATATACTTTTGATGCCGCTGACATTGAACCGATGATTACATACGGGACCAACCCTGGAATGGGAATAGGGATTTCAAAAACAATTCCTACAACAGATGGAATGACCGGAAGTGACAAAGCCACTTTTGAAAAGTCGTTACAATATATGGGATATAAAGCGGGTGAAGCCATGAAAGGGAAACCGGTTGACTACGTTTTTCTGGGTAGTTGTACCAACGGAAGAATTGAAGATTTCAGGGCATTTACCGAATTTGTAAAAGACAGGAAAAAAGCTCCAAATGTAACTGCCTGGCTGGTTCCGGGGTCAAAACATGTTGAATACCAGATTCGGGAAGAAGGATTGGTTCAGATTCTTGAAGCTGCAGGTTTTGAATTGCGTCAGCCCGGATGTTCAGCCTGTCTTGCAATGAACGACGACAAAATTCCGGAAGGCAAATATGCGGTTTCTTCCTCGAACCGAAATTTTGAAGGTCGCCAGGGACCGGGGGCCCGAACCTTGCTTGCAAGTCCGCTTACTGTTGCAGCTGCAGCATTAACCGGGAAAGTTACCGATCCCAGAGAATTAATGTAA
- a CDS encoding four helix bundle protein — protein MDRYELKNRTKIFAHQCVKFASSLPKTKLGSHIECQLIRCATSVAVNYRSVLLAQSDAAFAAKLSIVIEEIDECDFWIEFALDEEIVSLEVVASLMKEAKELTAIFIAGRKTIQSEK, from the coding sequence GTGGATAGATATGAATTAAAGAATAGAACTAAAATTTTTGCACATCAATGTGTAAAATTTGCTTCTTCTCTCCCAAAAACAAAATTGGGATCTCATATTGAATGCCAGTTAATCAGGTGCGCCACATCGGTTGCTGTAAACTACAGATCAGTCCTTTTAGCGCAATCTGATGCTGCTTTTGCAGCAAAATTATCAATAGTCATTGAAGAAATAGACGAATGTGATTTTTGGATTGAATTTGCATTGGATGAAGAAATTGTATCATTAGAAGTAGTTGCTTCTCTTATGAAAGAAGCTAAAGAACTAACCGCAATTTTCATCGCCGGCAGAAAAACAATTCAGTCTGAAAAATAA
- the leuD gene encoding 3-isopropylmalate dehydratase small subunit: MAYDKFSIITSPAVPLPIENVDTDQIIPARFLKAVERKGFGDNLFRDWRYNKDGSPKADFPLNDPKFSGKILVGGKNFGSGSSREHAAWAIYDYGFRVVVSSFFADIFKGNALNNGLLPVVVSPEFLQKIFDATENDPNTTFEVNLEKQTFTISATGESTDFEINPYKKHCLQNGLDDIDYLVEMKDEIEAFEAER; this comes from the coding sequence ATGGCATACGACAAATTTTCAATTATAACATCACCGGCAGTTCCGCTTCCCATTGAAAATGTGGACACCGACCAGATTATTCCCGCACGATTCTTAAAAGCCGTAGAACGCAAAGGTTTTGGTGATAATCTTTTCCGCGACTGGCGTTACAATAAAGACGGAAGTCCGAAAGCTGATTTCCCTTTAAATGACCCAAAATTCTCCGGTAAAATTTTAGTTGGAGGAAAAAACTTTGGAAGTGGTTCAAGCCGTGAACATGCAGCATGGGCAATATACGATTATGGTTTCCGTGTTGTGGTTTCCAGCTTTTTTGCTGATATTTTTAAAGGGAATGCATTGAACAACGGCTTGTTACCAGTTGTTGTTTCTCCTGAGTTCCTTCAAAAAATATTCGACGCTACAGAAAATGATCCGAATACAACTTTTGAAGTGAATCTGGAAAAACAGACTTTTACGATTTCTGCTACAGGCGAATCAACAGATTTTGAGATCAATCCGTACAAAAAGCATTGTTTACAAAACGGACTTGATGACATCGATTACCTTGTGGAAATGAAAGATGAAATAGAAGCATTTGAAGCAGAGAGGTAA
- a CDS encoding alpha-isopropylmalate synthase regulatory domain-containing protein — protein MTGRTVEMTGKHLTIMDTTLRDGEQTSGVSFSEGEKLSVAKVLLEDVKVDRIEIASARVSEGEFKGTKRVMQWAAEKGHLHQIEVLGFVDDKTSLQWIADAGGKVINLLCKGSLKHVSEQLRKTPEQHLADIKKVISNAAEMGIRVNIYLEDWSNGMRSSKDYVHFMIKNLKDEKVDRMMLPDTLGILDPDETYDFCSEMIEAFPEVNFDFHAHNDYDLAIANVFHAIKAGIRCVHTTVNGLGERAGNAPLSSVIATVKDHLKMKTNVNETHLNKVSRLVESFSGIRIPTNKPLIGEFVFTQCSGIHADGDNKNNLYFNELLPERFGRIRQYALGKTSGKANIKKNLEDLGIELDADSLKKVTQRIIELGDKKETVTNDDLPYIVSDVLNNDIMEQKIRVVNFSVMHTMGLRPVANVSLEIEGKKYEEFCDGDGQYDAFVKALRKIYKRLGKSFPKLIDYVVTIPPGGKTDALVETVITWKNSREFKTKGLDPDQNAAAIKATIRMLNIIENDFKPGILDKILNSIS, from the coding sequence ATGACAGGCAGAACAGTTGAAATGACAGGTAAACACCTGACGATAATGGACACTACCCTTCGTGACGGCGAACAAACTTCAGGAGTTTCGTTTAGCGAAGGGGAAAAACTAAGCGTAGCAAAAGTTTTACTCGAAGATGTAAAAGTTGATCGCATCGAGATTGCTTCGGCACGGGTTTCAGAGGGTGAATTCAAAGGGACAAAACGGGTTATGCAGTGGGCTGCGGAGAAAGGACACCTGCATCAAATTGAAGTGCTGGGATTTGTTGACGACAAAACCTCACTTCAGTGGATTGCTGATGCCGGGGGTAAAGTAATCAACCTCCTTTGCAAGGGTTCATTAAAACACGTTTCCGAGCAATTGCGAAAGACACCGGAACAGCATTTGGCTGATATAAAAAAGGTAATTTCAAATGCCGCTGAAATGGGAATCCGGGTAAACATCTACCTTGAGGACTGGTCAAACGGGATGCGTAGTTCAAAAGACTATGTTCACTTTATGATCAAAAATCTAAAAGATGAAAAAGTTGACCGGATGATGTTACCCGACACACTTGGTATTTTGGACCCGGATGAAACCTATGATTTCTGCAGCGAAATGATAGAAGCTTTTCCTGAAGTAAACTTTGATTTTCATGCTCACAATGATTATGATTTAGCAATTGCCAACGTCTTTCATGCAATAAAAGCCGGTATTCGTTGTGTACACACTACGGTAAACGGCTTGGGAGAACGCGCCGGAAATGCGCCTCTTTCAAGTGTAATAGCTACAGTCAAAGACCACCTGAAAATGAAAACCAATGTGAACGAAACGCACCTGAATAAAGTTTCGCGTTTGGTTGAGTCATTTTCCGGAATCCGCATCCCTACCAACAAACCATTGATTGGCGAGTTTGTATTTACACAATGTAGTGGTATTCATGCAGATGGTGACAATAAAAACAATCTTTATTTTAATGAACTTTTGCCGGAACGTTTTGGAAGAATCCGCCAGTATGCACTTGGAAAAACTTCAGGTAAGGCGAACATTAAAAAAAATCTGGAAGATTTGGGAATTGAGCTTGACGCCGACTCATTAAAAAAAGTTACACAGCGTATTATTGAACTGGGTGACAAAAAAGAGACGGTTACAAACGATGATCTGCCTTATATTGTCTCTGATGTTTTGAACAACGACATTATGGAACAAAAAATCAGGGTTGTAAACTTCTCTGTAATGCATACCATGGGATTGCGACCGGTAGCCAATGTATCGCTCGAAATTGAAGGAAAAAAATACGAAGAATTTTGCGACGGTGACGGACAATATGATGCTTTTGTAAAAGCCCTTCGGAAAATTTATAAACGTTTAGGGAAGTCATTTCCAAAACTGATTGATTATGTGGTTACCATTCCACCCGGCGGGAAAACGGATGCACTGGTTGAAACAGTTATTACCTGGAAAAACAGCCGTGAATTCAAAACAAAAGGATTGGATCCTGATCAAAATGCAGCAGCTATAAAAGCAACAATCAGAATGCTAAACATTATTGAAAATGATTTTAAGCCCGGAATTCTGGATAAAATTTTGAATAGTATTTCCTGA
- the leuB gene encoding 3-isopropylmalate dehydrogenase, whose protein sequence is MKLNIAVLPGDGIGPEIVEQAMKVVKAVTKKFNHELSYEYGLTGAIAIDEVGDPYPENTHELCMKSDAVLFGAIGDPKFDNNPKAPVRPEQGLLAMRKKLGLYANIRPVETFESLLHKSPLRRELVEGADFVCIRELTGGIYFGEKGRKDGGNTAFDTNTYTREEIERILKLGYEFAGKRNKKLTVVDKANVLESSRLWREVAQEMAPNYPDIKTEYMFVDNAAMQIIQWPKNFDVMVTENMFGDILTDEASVITGSLGLLPSASMGIHTSVFEPIHGSYPQAAGKDIANPIATILSAAMMFEYAFNLMEEGKIIRDAVAASMTEGYVTVDIAEGESFKTSQVGDWIAEWVEKS, encoded by the coding sequence ATGAAACTAAACATTGCAGTACTTCCCGGCGACGGAATCGGGCCGGAAATTGTTGAACAGGCCATGAAAGTTGTAAAGGCCGTTACCAAAAAATTTAACCACGAATTGTCATATGAATATGGTTTAACCGGCGCAATTGCCATCGACGAGGTAGGAGATCCCTACCCTGAAAATACGCACGAACTGTGTATGAAATCGGATGCAGTTTTATTTGGAGCCATCGGCGATCCCAAGTTCGACAATAATCCCAAAGCTCCTGTTCGTCCGGAACAGGGATTGTTGGCTATGCGCAAAAAACTGGGGTTATATGCCAATATTCGTCCCGTTGAAACCTTTGAGTCGTTGTTACATAAATCTCCTCTCCGCCGCGAATTGGTTGAGGGAGCTGATTTTGTTTGTATCCGCGAATTAACCGGTGGGATTTATTTTGGTGAAAAAGGGAGAAAAGATGGTGGTAACACTGCTTTTGATACCAACACTTATACCCGCGAAGAAATTGAACGTATTCTGAAACTGGGGTATGAATTTGCAGGAAAACGTAACAAAAAACTAACAGTGGTTGACAAAGCCAATGTTCTGGAAAGTTCACGCCTGTGGCGCGAAGTGGCACAGGAAATGGCGCCAAATTATCCTGATATCAAAACAGAATACATGTTTGTGGATAATGCTGCAATGCAGATTATTCAGTGGCCTAAAAACTTCGATGTAATGGTTACCGAAAACATGTTTGGCGATATTCTTACCGATGAAGCCAGCGTTATTACAGGTTCGCTTGGATTGCTTCCTTCTGCTTCCATGGGAATCCACACCTCGGTTTTTGAACCCATTCACGGTTCTTACCCGCAAGCTGCCGGAAAAGACATCGCCAATCCAATTGCAACCATTCTTTCCGCTGCTATGATGTTTGAATATGCTTTTAACCTCATGGAAGAAGGAAAAATCATCCGCGATGCTGTTGCCGCCTCAATGACCGAAGGTTACGTAACAGTTGATATTGCCGAAGGTGAGTCATTCAAAACCTCGCAGGTTGGTGACTGGATTGCTGAGTGGGTAGAAAAAAGTTAA
- a CDS encoding T9SS type A sorting domain-containing protein has protein sequence MKKVIWVFVFFVLSMNMYSQNKITAWEYWFDDNYSEVVNQSVGVTRLLNIDEAIDVSSLEFGLHTLNFRVQDERGIWGSPGSCFFTLFPETLTPAMQEITAYEYWYDSDYSSRTKQNISASSVFSFNDNLSVSSLETGLHAVHFRFQNEGGISGPAVSRFFVIEAGSTTPVVKKITTLEYWYNNDYSSVHLKNITPSEFLSLDNLLDVSDLDNGLNTVHFRFKDENGDFSPAFSKFFTKYNSTNITSDNKIVVYRYWLDSDLATMITDTIESPSKDYLLHDNLEFPDNPSGEHFFTIQFMDEHGRWSSSVGDTVAFDFSPWAELSVSDTTVCVNEPLSFYSDTTDVTDIVWNFGDGTTSIEFNPRHSYIQDGKYEVTATVSHTPSGKSEIVTLSDSIHVFPVKISTVDTAICKTEIPFTFGAQSLSSSGTYYETFVSSSGCDSTVTLNLTVKDTFLVSDVVSICENELPYIFGTKSLTSSGTYTEVFNTITGCDSTVTLDFTVNDTFLVNIIVSILQDELPFSFGGQTLTTGGTYTEIFKSVSGCDSTVILNLSVNTEDITPPEVYCNPITIVLDRFGKYELSEFDIEKITAGTTDNADEYDDLIFTILPDSFSCEQAEKDVEIMVIAKDQKENTDTCYTTVRVKDETLPAIKCEDVVLELDENGYAGLNINDGYKSVFDACGIRSVVASQDAFDCNDIGINRIGITVTDNNGNTNTCYTNVDISDALSPSFTPVTNITVTADKGECEAVVEYPEIVALDNCKSPVVKLAGGLGGTATFPVGTTTEKWVAVDNSGNTDTLTFEITVLPGTVNPEIDSIPDVEMIEDSGWMRIVLTGIDDGSGCSDDSVEFVFTTGNPQLVESYMVDYETGSDSAVLMILPAPDANGFSIADLLLLNRSTGKSFADTFNLNINAENDPPRIIRELEDFGIKPGDTVTVNLGAGVDAVFEDPDDNDTFTLTLLSEEYDDLPAWLNFYNDTLFASPAVSDTGCVSLRLIATDLAGDTTVNNFTICVGFTVGINHPEKSNLKIYPNPTSGIVYVEFPSNVGEKLEVSVFNATGREVLNQSQINTGRFEIEMSNFVSGVYFIKIKGKDKVLPQKLILSR, from the coding sequence ATGAAAAAAGTCATCTGGGTATTTGTATTTTTTGTTCTATCGATGAATATGTATTCCCAGAACAAAATTACTGCATGGGAATATTGGTTTGACGATAATTATTCTGAAGTAGTAAATCAGTCGGTTGGAGTAACACGTTTATTGAATATTGACGAAGCGATTGATGTTTCCTCATTGGAATTCGGACTGCATACATTAAATTTCCGGGTTCAGGATGAAAGGGGAATTTGGGGCTCACCAGGATCTTGTTTTTTTACTTTGTTTCCTGAAACCTTGACCCCGGCTATGCAGGAAATTACGGCATATGAGTACTGGTACGATAGCGACTATAGTTCACGAACAAAACAAAATATATCTGCGTCAAGTGTATTTTCGTTTAATGATAACCTATCCGTTTCGTCTCTGGAGACAGGATTACATGCAGTACATTTCCGGTTTCAGAATGAAGGTGGAATATCGGGGCCAGCGGTTTCCCGCTTTTTTGTAATAGAAGCAGGAAGTACAACACCTGTAGTGAAGAAAATTACTACCCTGGAATACTGGTATAACAACGACTATTCATCTGTTCATTTGAAAAATATTACTCCTTCAGAATTTCTAAGCTTGGATAATCTTCTTGATGTTTCAGATCTTGATAACGGGCTAAATACAGTGCATTTCCGATTTAAGGATGAAAATGGAGATTTTAGTCCGGCTTTTTCGAAGTTCTTTACAAAATATAACTCCACAAATATTACGTCAGATAACAAAATTGTAGTTTACCGTTACTGGCTAGACAGTGATTTGGCTACGATGATAACCGATACCATTGAAAGTCCTTCAAAGGACTACTTACTTCACGATAATCTGGAGTTTCCGGATAATCCTTCGGGAGAGCATTTTTTTACTATTCAGTTTATGGATGAACATGGCCGCTGGAGTTCATCGGTTGGCGATACAGTTGCATTCGACTTTTCACCCTGGGCCGAATTATCGGTTTCTGACACGACAGTCTGTGTAAATGAACCGCTCAGTTTTTATTCAGACACAACAGATGTCACCGATATTGTATGGAATTTTGGAGATGGAACCACTTCCATCGAATTTAATCCCCGGCATAGTTATATTCAGGATGGAAAGTATGAAGTGACTGCAACGGTAAGTCATACTCCATCAGGAAAATCAGAGATTGTGACTTTGAGTGATTCAATACATGTTTTTCCTGTAAAAATATCAACTGTTGATACGGCCATATGTAAAACCGAAATCCCGTTTACTTTTGGTGCACAATCATTATCATCTTCAGGAACATATTATGAAACATTTGTTTCCTCAAGCGGTTGCGACAGCACTGTAACGTTGAATTTGACTGTAAAAGATACTTTCCTTGTAAGTGACGTCGTTTCAATTTGTGAAAATGAATTGCCCTATATTTTTGGTACTAAATCTCTCACATCAAGTGGTACCTACACCGAAGTATTTAACACAATTACTGGTTGCGACAGCACAGTTACTCTTGATTTTACAGTAAATGATACTTTCCTTGTGAATATTATTGTTTCAATTCTTCAGGATGAACTACCTTTCTCTTTTGGAGGTCAAACTCTCACAACAGGCGGCACTTACACCGAAATATTTAAGTCAGTTAGTGGCTGCGATAGCACTGTAATACTTAATCTGAGCGTTAATACAGAAGATATTACCCCTCCTGAGGTATACTGTAACCCAATAACAATTGTTTTAGATCGATTTGGAAAATATGAGTTGAGTGAATTCGATATCGAAAAAATAACCGCAGGTACTACTGACAATGCTGACGAATACGATGATTTGATTTTTACCATTCTACCAGATTCTTTTTCGTGTGAGCAGGCAGAAAAGGATGTGGAAATTATGGTTATTGCTAAAGATCAAAAGGAAAATACAGATACCTGTTACACAACTGTTCGTGTAAAAGATGAAACCTTACCTGCTATTAAATGCGAAGATGTTGTTTTGGAATTGGATGAGAATGGATATGCCGGACTAAATATCAATGATGGTTACAAATCTGTTTTCGATGCCTGTGGAATCAGGTCGGTTGTCGCCAGTCAAGACGCTTTTGATTGTAATGATATTGGTATCAATCGGATAGGTATTACCGTTACCGATAATAACGGAAACACTAATACATGTTACACAAACGTGGATATAAGCGACGCGTTGTCTCCATCATTTACGCCTGTAACAAATATTACGGTTACCGCTGATAAAGGAGAGTGTGAAGCAGTAGTAGAATATCCGGAAATTGTAGCTCTTGACAATTGCAAATCTCCGGTAGTAAAACTAGCAGGGGGATTAGGTGGCACTGCAACATTTCCAGTTGGTACCACTACCGAGAAGTGGGTAGCTGTTGATAATTCAGGTAATACAGATACTCTGACATTTGAAATAACTGTTCTTCCCGGGACAGTAAATCCGGAGATCGATTCAATTCCGGATGTCGAAATGATTGAAGATTCAGGCTGGATGAGAATTGTTTTAACAGGAATTGATGATGGCTCGGGATGCTCTGATGATTCGGTTGAATTTGTATTTACAACAGGAAATCCCCAGTTGGTAGAATCTTATATGGTTGATTATGAGACCGGAAGTGATAGCGCGGTATTAATGATACTTCCTGCACCAGATGCCAACGGATTTTCGATCGCTGATCTGTTATTGCTAAATAGGAGTACAGGGAAAAGTTTTGCTGATACATTTAATTTAAATATCAATGCAGAAAATGACCCTCCCCGAATAATAAGAGAACTGGAGGATTTTGGTATAAAACCGGGTGATACAGTAACCGTGAATTTGGGTGCGGGAGTTGATGCTGTTTTTGAGGATCCGGATGACAATGATACGTTCACACTCACACTCTTATCCGAAGAATACGATGATTTGCCGGCTTGGCTCAATTTTTACAACGACACGCTGTTTGCGTCGCCAGCTGTTTCCGACACAGGCTGTGTTAGTCTTCGTCTAATCGCTACCGATTTGGCAGGAGACACAACAGTAAACAATTTTACAATTTGTGTTGGTTTTACCGTTGGTATTAATCATCCGGAAAAGTCAAATCTGAAAATATATCCAAACCCAACTTCCGGCATTGTCTATGTTGAATTTCCATCCAATGTTGGTGAAAAGCTTGAAGTATCTGTTTTTAATGCTACAGGAAGAGAAGTATTAAATCAAAGCCAGATAAATACCGGCCGGTTTGAAATAGAAATGTCGAATTTTGTGAGTGGAGTATATTTTATAAAAATAAAAGGAAAGGACAAGGTATTACCCCAGAAACTAATTCTCAGCCGTTAA
- a CDS encoding LytR/AlgR family response regulator transcription factor, producing the protein MIRTVIVEDEKYSVLNLQNMLKDYAPDIEVTEVFSSGKEALSGLPQLDFDLLFLDIQFNDDFDAFRLLESLQFEQLHIIFVTSYNQYALKAFKYNAIDYITKPIDGDDLVRAIKKARQNIFKKNRLDELLRTYNAFRNRQIVVKGQTETNFIFPNKILYIKAEKEYSTVVYFDETDTENELLTSKHLGFWENELLEFPFLRVHKSYLVNMEHIKSYGKNIKLDNGSELAISRDRRKEIHLRILQYKTGK; encoded by the coding sequence ATGATAAGAACGGTAATTGTAGAAGATGAAAAATATTCGGTTTTAAACCTTCAAAACATGCTAAAAGATTATGCTCCTGACATTGAAGTTACAGAGGTTTTTTCATCAGGGAAGGAAGCGTTGTCGGGATTACCGCAACTTGACTTTGATTTGTTGTTTCTGGATATACAATTTAATGATGATTTTGACGCATTCCGTTTATTGGAATCTCTCCAGTTTGAACAGTTACACATTATTTTTGTAACCTCTTATAATCAGTATGCTTTAAAAGCTTTCAAATACAATGCTATCGATTATATTACAAAACCAATCGATGGAGACGATCTGGTCCGCGCCATAAAAAAAGCAAGGCAAAATATTTTCAAAAAGAATAGACTCGATGAGTTGCTTAGGACATATAATGCGTTCAGAAACAGACAAATTGTAGTGAAAGGACAGACGGAAACCAATTTTATTTTTCCAAATAAAATTTTGTATATCAAAGCTGAAAAGGAATATTCAACTGTTGTTTATTTTGATGAAACAGACACCGAAAACGAACTTCTGACATCAAAACATTTAGGTTTCTGGGAAAATGAACTATTGGAGTTTCCTTTTTTACGTGTTCACAAATCGTATTTGGTGAATATGGAACATATAAAATCGTACGGAAAAAATATAAAATTAGACAACGGCTCTGAACTGGCCATTTCCCGTGACCGCAGAAAAGAAATTCATCTTCGGATTCTACAATATAAGACTGGTAAATAG